From a region of the Tateyamaria omphalii genome:
- a CDS encoding NIPSNAP family protein, producing the protein MLTCIIQYQIDPTKRAAFAEYGARWGKCIPRCGADLVGYYAPHEGSSTLAYGIYHIENLAAYEAYRARLAADPLGRENYLFAQSEKFILKEDRTWLQNVSALQGGAT; encoded by the coding sequence ATGCTCACCTGCATCATCCAGTACCAGATCGACCCCACGAAACGCGCCGCCTTCGCCGAATACGGGGCACGCTGGGGCAAGTGCATCCCCCGCTGCGGCGCGGACCTCGTGGGATATTATGCACCGCACGAAGGATCATCCACCCTCGCCTACGGAATCTATCACATTGAAAACCTTGCCGCTTATGAGGCCTACCGCGCCCGCCTCGCGGCCGATCCACTGGGGCGCGAGAATTACCTGTTTGCACAATCTGAGAAATTCATTCTCAAGGAAGACAGGACATGGCTGCAAAACGTGTCCGCACTGCAGGGAGGCGCCACATGA
- a CDS encoding UbiH/UbiF family hydroxylase produces MTQTCDILISGGGIAGLTAAAAFGTAGFDVICVDPKPPVIDHDADGADMRTTAMLQPARALLDSAGVWDELAPHAAALEVMQIADAATETDAVREVKAFRASDVSEMPFGWNFPNWRLRRELLARLDTLPSVDFRPGTGTTRFLGRTTEARVGLSDGTSVKARLVIAADGRNSPMRQAAGIGVTTRRYGQKALAFAVTHPIPHDHVSTEVHRTGGPFTLVPLPDRDGMPCSAVVWMDDGPKSVARMALDTDAFEAEMTERSCHILGPLTLASPRSIWPIISQIAERLNGTRLALIAEAAHVVPPIGAQGLNMSLADTSTLLDLAVANPDTLGDARMLDAYHAARYRDIRMRVTGIDLLNRTSQATSPLARDARAMGLKALHEIAPVRKTLMKLGLGVQAAS; encoded by the coding sequence ATGACCCAAACCTGTGACATTCTGATTTCCGGCGGCGGCATCGCCGGGCTGACAGCGGCGGCGGCCTTCGGAACGGCCGGGTTTGACGTGATCTGCGTCGATCCGAAACCGCCTGTGATAGACCACGATGCGGACGGCGCCGACATGCGCACCACGGCGATGCTGCAACCGGCCCGCGCGCTTCTGGACAGCGCGGGCGTCTGGGATGAGCTGGCGCCCCATGCCGCCGCCCTTGAGGTGATGCAGATAGCAGATGCCGCGACCGAAACGGATGCTGTACGCGAGGTCAAAGCATTTCGCGCTTCGGACGTGTCCGAGATGCCCTTCGGCTGGAACTTCCCGAACTGGCGGCTGCGGCGCGAATTGCTGGCCCGCCTTGATACGCTTCCGAGTGTCGATTTCCGCCCCGGCACCGGCACCACCCGTTTCCTGGGCCGCACAACAGAAGCGCGCGTAGGGCTGAGCGATGGCACATCCGTCAAGGCCCGCCTCGTGATCGCCGCCGATGGGCGCAACTCGCCCATGCGGCAGGCCGCTGGGATCGGCGTCACCACACGGCGCTATGGGCAAAAGGCGCTCGCCTTTGCTGTGACCCACCCGATCCCACACGACCATGTCTCGACCGAGGTCCACCGCACCGGCGGCCCCTTCACCCTCGTCCCCCTGCCCGACCGCGACGGCATGCCCTGCTCTGCCGTTGTCTGGATGGATGACGGGCCAAAGTCCGTCGCGCGGATGGCGCTGGACACAGACGCGTTCGAGGCTGAGATGACCGAGCGCAGCTGCCACATCCTCGGCCCGTTGACATTGGCCTCGCCCCGCTCCATCTGGCCTATCATCAGCCAGATCGCAGAGCGGCTGAACGGCACGCGACTGGCCCTGATCGCCGAAGCGGCACATGTCGTGCCCCCTATAGGCGCCCAAGGGCTGAACATGTCGCTAGCGGACACGTCCACCCTGCTCGATCTGGCGGTTGCCAATCCCGACACTCTGGGCGACGCCCGGATGCTCGATGCCTACCACGCGGCCCGCTACCGCGACATCCGCATGCGCGTGACAGGCATCGACCTTTTGAACCGCACGAGTCAGGCAACATCACCGCTGGCCCGCGACGCGCGCGCAATGGGGCTGAAAGCGCTGCACGAGATCGCCCCAGTGCGCAAAACGCTGATGAAACTGGGTCTCGGCGTGCAAGCGGCCAGCTAA
- a CDS encoding aminotransferase class V-fold PLP-dependent enzyme, with amino-acid sequence MPALLDTVDPQGLEEFSVVFTDRSLNHMSSAFQGVMNDISAMLKEVYAADAVVIVPGGGTFGMEAVARQFGRGADVLVVRNGWFSYRWSQIFETGGLTANTTVLKARQTGNAAPSPFAPAPIDTVVEAIREQKPDVVFAPHVETSAGVILPDDYIAAMSKAAHEVGALMVLDCIASGCAWVDMRALGVDVLISAPQKGWSASPCAGLVMLSDRAVARMEETTSDSFAIDLKKWHQIMAAYEAGGHAYHATMPTDALRDFRDTMKETQAYGFAKLKDAQWALGGAVRSMLAEKGVTSVAADGYGAPGVVVSYTSDPDIQTGKRFAAEGMQIAAGVPLQCDEPADFRTFRLGLFGLDKLYDVDGTAARLRRVVDQVL; translated from the coding sequence ATGCCTGCTTTGCTTGATACCGTTGACCCGCAGGGGCTCGAAGAATTTTCCGTCGTGTTCACCGACCGTTCGCTGAATCACATGAGTTCCGCCTTTCAGGGTGTGATGAACGACATTTCAGCCATGCTGAAAGAGGTTTATGCTGCGGATGCCGTGGTGATCGTGCCGGGCGGCGGTACCTTTGGGATGGAGGCTGTGGCCCGTCAGTTTGGCCGCGGTGCCGACGTGCTGGTCGTGCGCAACGGGTGGTTTTCCTATCGTTGGAGTCAGATTTTCGAGACGGGTGGGCTGACCGCAAATACCACTGTGCTGAAGGCACGCCAGACCGGCAATGCGGCGCCGTCGCCCTTTGCCCCTGCGCCCATCGACACGGTGGTCGAGGCGATCCGCGAGCAGAAGCCGGATGTCGTCTTTGCTCCGCATGTCGAGACCAGCGCGGGCGTGATCCTGCCGGATGATTACATTGCGGCGATGTCCAAAGCCGCGCATGAGGTCGGCGCGCTGATGGTGCTGGATTGCATCGCCTCGGGCTGTGCTTGGGTGGATATGCGCGCTCTGGGTGTCGATGTGCTGATCTCTGCCCCACAGAAAGGGTGGAGCGCATCGCCGTGCGCGGGCCTTGTCATGCTGTCCGACCGTGCCGTGGCGCGGATGGAGGAGACGACGTCGGACAGTTTCGCCATCGACCTGAAGAAATGGCATCAGATCATGGCGGCCTATGAGGCGGGTGGGCATGCCTACCACGCTACAATGCCTACGGACGCGTTGCGCGATTTCCGCGATACGATGAAAGAGACGCAGGCGTATGGGTTTGCCAAGCTGAAGGACGCGCAGTGGGCATTGGGCGGCGCGGTTCGGTCGATGTTAGCAGAAAAAGGCGTCACATCTGTGGCTGCGGACGGCTATGGCGCGCCAGGCGTTGTGGTCAGCTATACCTCTGACCCGGATATCCAGACCGGCAAACGGTTCGCGGCAGAGGGCATGCAGATCGCCGCAGGTGTGCCGTTGCAATGTGATGAGCCTGCCGATTTTCGGACGTTCCGGCTTGGGCTTTTTGGTCTCGACAAACTCTATGACGTTGATGGTACGGCCGCCCGCTTGCGCCGTGTGGTGGATCAGGTGCTGTAG
- a CDS encoding Lrp/AsnC family transcriptional regulator, with amino-acid sequence MLDDADRRVLRQWQADPSLAPAELAERARVSPGQLTRRQAKLREAGVVKGVQAVIDWGALGYAVEVSLRVTLDKTQSRAFDEFIVAARAVPEVIEIQTFLGRVDVRLSVIARDMAHYQHLYRSRILTLPHIADIEALMHVARIKSDEALPL; translated from the coding sequence ATGTTAGACGATGCGGACAGGCGTGTATTGCGCCAATGGCAAGCCGACCCGTCGTTGGCACCTGCGGAATTGGCGGAACGGGCGCGCGTGAGCCCCGGGCAGTTGACCCGGCGGCAGGCTAAACTGCGTGAAGCGGGTGTGGTCAAGGGGGTGCAGGCAGTCATCGATTGGGGCGCGTTGGGTTACGCTGTTGAGGTGTCGTTGCGCGTGACCTTGGACAAGACACAATCCCGCGCTTTTGATGAGTTTATTGTCGCTGCGCGCGCGGTGCCAGAGGTGATCGAAATCCAGACCTTTCTGGGCCGGGTGGATGTGCGCCTGTCCGTGATCGCGCGGGATATGGCGCACTACCAGCACCTTTATCGCAGTCGTATTCTGACCCTGCCGCATATCGCGGATATCGAGGCGCTGATGCATGTTGCCCGGATCAAAAGCGATGAGGCGCTGCCGCTGTGA
- a CDS encoding GatB/YqeY domain-containing protein, with protein sequence MDLRTKISAALKQAMKDKDADRLSTLRLINAAIKDKDIDARAAGQDDGVGEGEVLAILGKMVKQRKESAKTYEEGGRLDLAEREMAETTVIEEFLPQKLDDAASAKAVDEAIAEVGADSIRDMGKVMGVLKSKYTGQMDFGAVGPMVKDRLCAAS encoded by the coding sequence ATGGATTTGCGCACCAAGATTTCGGCCGCGCTCAAGCAGGCCATGAAAGACAAGGATGCAGACCGGTTGTCGACATTGCGGCTGATCAATGCCGCGATAAAGGACAAGGATATCGACGCCCGTGCCGCCGGTCAGGATGATGGGGTGGGCGAGGGCGAAGTCCTTGCGATCCTTGGCAAAATGGTCAAGCAACGCAAGGAAAGCGCCAAGACTTATGAAGAGGGCGGGCGGCTGGACCTGGCCGAGCGGGAGATGGCCGAGACGACGGTCATCGAGGAGTTTTTGCCGCAGAAACTGGACGACGCGGCATCCGCCAAGGCGGTGGATGAGGCCATTGCCGAAGTGGGCGCCGACAGCATCCGTGACATGGGCAAGGTGATGGGCGTGCTGAAGTCCAAGTACACCGGCCAGATGGATTTCGGCGCCGTCGGCCCGATGGTCAAGGATCGGCTTTGCGCCGCGTCCTGA
- the carA gene encoding glutamine-hydrolyzing carbamoyl-phosphate synthase small subunit: MTPAKPTACLALADGTLFYGQGFGATGQTEAELCFNTAMTGYQEIMTDPSYAGQVVTFTFPHIGNVGVNPEDDETGDPVASGMVVKWMPTDPSNWRAAQDLSRWLASRGRIAIGGVDTRRLTRAIRQAGAPHVALAHNPDGTFDIEALVASARSFAGLEGMDLAKDVTCAQSYRWNEKRWAWPDGYTPQTDPKFKVVAVDYGAKRNILRCLASAGCDVTVLPATATADDVMAHNPDGVFLSNGPGDPAATGEYAVPMIRNVLEKDLPVFGICLGHQMLALALGAKTVKMNHGHHGANHPVKDLETGKVEITSMNHGFAVDAQTLPDGVVETHTSLFDGSNCGIRVEGKPVYSVQYHPEASPGPQDSYYLFERFAEAMASRTG, encoded by the coding sequence ATGACCCCTGCCAAACCGACCGCCTGCCTCGCCCTCGCCGACGGAACTCTCTTTTACGGTCAAGGGTTTGGCGCCACCGGACAGACCGAAGCTGAGCTCTGTTTCAACACCGCCATGACGGGCTATCAGGAAATCATGACCGACCCGTCCTATGCCGGGCAGGTCGTAACTTTCACCTTCCCGCATATCGGCAATGTCGGCGTGAACCCTGAAGATGACGAAACCGGTGATCCCGTGGCCTCCGGCATGGTGGTCAAGTGGATGCCGACCGACCCGTCGAACTGGCGCGCCGCACAGGACCTGTCACGCTGGCTGGCAAGCCGCGGCCGCATCGCCATCGGCGGTGTGGACACGCGCCGTCTGACCCGCGCCATCCGGCAGGCCGGGGCGCCACATGTCGCCCTCGCACACAACCCAGACGGCACATTTGACATCGAAGCGCTGGTTGCATCTGCCCGTAGCTTCGCCGGTCTGGAGGGGATGGACCTGGCCAAAGACGTCACCTGCGCGCAGTCCTACCGCTGGAACGAAAAACGCTGGGCCTGGCCCGACGGCTACACGCCCCAAACCGATCCCAAGTTCAAAGTGGTCGCGGTCGATTACGGCGCCAAACGCAACATCTTGCGGTGCCTCGCCTCTGCCGGGTGCGACGTCACCGTCCTGCCCGCAACGGCTACGGCCGACGACGTCATGGCTCACAACCCCGACGGCGTGTTCCTGTCAAATGGCCCCGGCGACCCTGCGGCGACAGGTGAATACGCCGTGCCGATGATCCGCAACGTGCTGGAGAAGGACCTGCCCGTCTTCGGCATTTGCCTGGGCCATCAGATGCTGGCCCTCGCCCTTGGCGCCAAAACGGTCAAGATGAACCACGGTCACCACGGCGCCAACCATCCGGTCAAGGATCTGGAGACCGGCAAGGTTGAAATAACTTCCATGAATCATGGCTTTGCCGTGGATGCACAAACCCTGCCCGACGGTGTGGTCGAGACTCACACTTCCCTGTTCGACGGCTCGAATTGCGGCATCCGGGTCGAAGGCAAACCGGTCTATTCCGTGCAATACCACCCGGAGGCCAGCCCTGGCCCGCAGGACAGCTACTACCTGTTCGAGCGCTTTGCGGAGGCCATGGCCTCCCGAACAGGTTGA
- a CDS encoding glycosyltransferase codes for MSDPLLRLSSPQPVARRSRPAVPVGRQLVNAGLINQTTLLDALSKQHRLDAPLGEILVADGHVDPSDVLDALAVQHDADRVDLNVDPPSPLMAQAVPVHLCQSFGVVPWRWIGNTLLVATTRPDRLADLARALDQPAWAVLPVLAPIDQIHDQITAIYGAGLAHKAAHKVPEALSCRTWTPRKNARSVAIWILFALLLLSVMYPAWAATLAIGWAVLTLAMTTGLKLAALAARLMYHIPAQTEPMPPQLPERLPRVSVLVPLFKEERIAEALIKRLSRLTYPKALLDVVLVLEAKDNVTRSTLARTKLPQWMRVIEVPDDGTITTKPRALNYALDFCKGDIIGVWDAEDAPEPDQIEKVVAKFAAAASDVACLQGMLDYYNARHNWLARCFTIEYASWWRLVLPGVEQLGMVLPLGGTTLFFRRDILEELGGWDAHNVTEDADLGLRLARRGYRTELIRTVTYEEANCRAWPWVKQRSRWLKGYLITYCVHMRKPGALLRDLGFKRFCGVQAMFLATVSQFAALPLLWSFWLPAAGLPHPVIITLGQAVVWPIAIFFILAELLNLAIGMMAVSDRHHRHLMPWVLTLPFYFPLAAIASYKALYEMVCAPFYWDKTQHGTATGDIVRPLHCEDGKMP; via the coding sequence ATGAGTGATCCGCTCTTACGCTTGTCATCGCCGCAGCCGGTTGCGCGGCGGTCGCGTCCCGCAGTCCCTGTGGGACGGCAATTGGTGAATGCGGGGCTGATCAACCAGACAACTCTGCTCGACGCCCTCAGCAAGCAACATCGGCTCGATGCGCCGCTGGGCGAAATTCTGGTGGCGGACGGACATGTAGATCCAAGCGATGTGCTGGATGCACTGGCGGTCCAACACGATGCCGACCGAGTCGACCTGAACGTTGATCCGCCGAGCCCGCTGATGGCGCAGGCTGTTCCGGTTCATCTGTGCCAAAGTTTCGGCGTGGTGCCCTGGCGGTGGATCGGCAACACGCTGCTTGTGGCCACGACGCGCCCGGACCGCTTGGCGGATCTGGCGCGCGCGCTTGATCAACCTGCCTGGGCCGTGCTGCCGGTGCTGGCCCCCATCGACCAGATTCACGACCAGATCACCGCAATTTATGGCGCGGGTCTGGCACACAAGGCCGCGCACAAAGTGCCAGAGGCTCTGAGTTGCCGGACTTGGACACCGCGGAAAAATGCGCGCAGCGTGGCGATCTGGATCCTGTTTGCGCTCCTGTTACTCAGCGTCATGTACCCGGCCTGGGCCGCAACACTCGCGATCGGTTGGGCGGTTCTGACCCTTGCGATGACGACGGGCTTGAAACTGGCAGCACTTGCAGCACGGTTGATGTACCACATCCCGGCACAGACCGAACCAATGCCACCGCAGCTGCCGGAACGTTTGCCGCGCGTTTCTGTCCTGGTGCCCCTCTTCAAGGAAGAGCGCATTGCCGAGGCGCTGATCAAGCGGCTGTCCCGGTTGACCTACCCAAAGGCGCTTCTGGATGTTGTGCTGGTGCTCGAGGCCAAGGACAACGTTACCCGCTCCACACTCGCCCGGACCAAACTGCCCCAGTGGATGCGCGTGATCGAAGTGCCCGACGACGGCACCATCACCACCAAGCCGCGCGCCCTGAACTATGCGCTCGACTTCTGCAAGGGCGACATCATCGGCGTCTGGGATGCCGAAGACGCACCCGAACCGGATCAGATCGAAAAGGTGGTCGCAAAGTTCGCCGCTGCCGCGTCAGACGTGGCGTGTCTGCAAGGGATGCTGGACTACTACAATGCCCGGCACAACTGGCTCGCGCGCTGTTTCACCATCGAATATGCAAGCTGGTGGCGCCTTGTCCTGCCGGGCGTTGAGCAGCTTGGCATGGTCCTCCCGCTCGGCGGCACGACCCTGTTCTTTCGCCGCGACATCCTTGAAGAGCTTGGCGGGTGGGACGCTCACAACGTGACCGAGGACGCCGATCTGGGCCTGCGCCTGGCGCGGCGCGGATACCGGACCGAGCTGATCCGCACCGTCACCTATGAAGAGGCCAATTGCCGGGCGTGGCCCTGGGTCAAGCAGCGCTCGCGCTGGCTCAAGGGCTATCTGATCACCTATTGCGTGCACATGCGCAAACCCGGCGCGCTGTTGCGCGACCTGGGATTCAAACGGTTCTGCGGCGTGCAGGCGATGTTCCTCGCCACCGTCTCGCAATTTGCCGCCCTGCCGCTCCTGTGGAGTTTCTGGCTGCCCGCCGCCGGGCTACCGCACCCGGTGATCATCACACTTGGGCAGGCCGTAGTCTGGCCCATCGCCATCTTCTTTATCCTAGCCGAGCTGTTAAACTTGGCCATCGGCATGATGGCCGTGTCGGACCGGCACCACCGGCACCTGATGCCCTGGGTCCTCACGCTGCCCTTCTATTTCCCGCTGGCTGCCATCGCCAGTTACAAGGCGCTTTACGAGATGGTCTGCGCGCCGTTCTACTGGGACAAGACACAGCACGGGACGGCCACGGGTGACATCGTGCGTCCCCTGCATTGCGAAGACGGAAAGATGCCCTAG
- a CDS encoding pyrimidine 5'-nucleotidase, translating into MPAADFTHVRTWVFDLDNTLYPPSVRLFDQIEVRMVAYVMNALNVTRAEADRLRVHYWHTHGTTLAGLMREHDLDPLPFLDDVHDISFDQLTPDADLAARIRDLPGRKIIYTNGCAPYAERVLAARGLTGLFDATYGVEHADFQPKPERAAFARVFGRDGLAPEEAAMFEDEPRNLAVPHDMGMRTVHVAPARADGDHIHHHTDDLGAFLARLTG; encoded by the coding sequence ATGCCAGCCGCCGATTTCACACATGTCCGCACGTGGGTCTTTGACCTCGACAACACGCTCTACCCGCCGTCCGTGCGCCTGTTCGACCAGATTGAAGTGCGCATGGTGGCATATGTCATGAATGCCCTGAACGTCACGCGGGCCGAAGCCGACCGTCTGCGTGTGCACTACTGGCACACCCATGGCACGACGCTTGCCGGGCTGATGCGGGAACATGATCTCGACCCACTGCCGTTCCTCGACGATGTACACGACATCTCGTTCGATCAGCTGACGCCCGACGCAGACCTCGCCGCCCGGATCCGCGACCTGCCGGGGCGCAAGATCATCTATACCAACGGCTGCGCGCCCTATGCCGAACGGGTGCTTGCGGCGCGAGGGCTGACCGGGCTCTTCGACGCCACCTACGGCGTGGAGCATGCCGATTTCCAACCCAAGCCCGAGCGTGCCGCCTTTGCCCGCGTGTTTGGCCGCGATGGGTTGGCACCGGAAGAGGCCGCGATGTTCGAGGATGAGCCGCGCAATCTGGCCGTGCCACACGACATGGGTATGCGCACGGTGCATGTGGCCCCGGCCCGCGCCGACGGCGACCATATCCACCACCACACCGACGACCTCGGTGCCTTTCTGGCCCGGTTGACAGGGTAG
- a CDS encoding ArsR/SmtB family transcription factor, protein MKEGPDISHIAALIGDPARANILTALMDGRALTASELAEEAGVGLSTASGHLSKLAEAELIAPRKSGRHKYFNLADAEVAGVLEALMGLAARRGATRVRTGPRDAQMQVARVCYNHLAGRMGVQMYSSLIGRRLLAETGEDVALTDTGRMFATGFGIDLAALETGRTRLCRTCLDWSERRNHLAGSLGRAMLTRMEEQGWMRRDPGSRAVLLSEKGKAAFAAAFPET, encoded by the coding sequence ATGAAAGAAGGACCAGATATTTCTCACATTGCGGCGCTGATCGGTGATCCGGCGCGGGCAAATATCCTGACGGCGCTGATGGATGGGCGGGCGTTGACAGCATCTGAGCTGGCGGAGGAGGCGGGTGTGGGGCTGTCGACGGCCAGTGGGCATTTGTCCAAGCTGGCGGAAGCGGAGTTGATCGCGCCTCGCAAGTCGGGGCGGCACAAGTATTTCAATCTGGCGGATGCCGAAGTTGCAGGTGTGCTGGAGGCGCTGATGGGGCTGGCCGCGCGGCGGGGTGCCACACGGGTGCGCACGGGGCCGCGCGATGCGCAGATGCAGGTGGCGCGTGTGTGCTACAACCACTTGGCCGGGCGGATGGGCGTGCAGATGTACAGCAGTTTGATTGGGCGCAGATTGCTGGCCGAGACTGGAGAGGATGTGGCGCTGACCGACACCGGTCGCATGTTTGCCACCGGGTTTGGTATTGACCTGGCTGCATTGGAAACGGGGCGGACGCGTCTGTGCCGGACGTGCCTCGACTGGTCAGAGCGGCGCAATCATCTCGCAGGCTCGCTGGGCCGTGCCATGCTGACCCGGATGGAGGAACAGGGATGGATGCGCCGGGATCCGGGTAGCCGGGCGGTTCTGCTGTCGGAAAAAGGAAAGGCCGCTTTTGCAGCGGCCTTTCCGGAAACATGA
- a CDS encoding Lrp/AsnC family transcriptional regulator yields the protein MNDLDDTDFAILRLLAEDAGQGAGAIGRACGLSQPAAWRRIKRLREVGVIRSQRLRLDAEKLGFGVTVFLGVKLATKGRVSLEDFERAVSAIPEVQTVEHVLGLYDYRLRVVARDLPDFERVLRRRIMTLPGAGEVEANVLLSEERRPGPIG from the coding sequence GTGAATGATCTGGATGACACCGACTTCGCGATCCTGCGGTTGCTGGCCGAGGATGCAGGGCAGGGGGCTGGGGCGATTGGCCGTGCGTGCGGGCTGTCGCAGCCTGCGGCGTGGCGTCGGATCAAGCGGTTGCGAGAGGTCGGGGTGATCCGGAGCCAACGGCTGCGCCTTGATGCCGAGAAGCTGGGATTCGGTGTAACCGTCTTTCTGGGTGTAAAGCTGGCGACCAAAGGGCGGGTGAGCCTTGAGGATTTCGAGCGAGCCGTGTCTGCAATTCCCGAAGTCCAGACGGTTGAGCATGTGCTGGGTCTTTATGATTACCGTCTGCGTGTTGTCGCTCGTGACCTGCCGGATTTCGAACGTGTCCTGCGCCGCCGTATCATGACGCTGCCGGGCGCGGGTGAGGTTGAGGCCAACGTTTTGCTGAGCGAAGAGCGCAGACCGGGGCCCATCGGCTGA
- the ilvC gene encoding ketol-acid reductoisomerase: MRVYYDRDCDINLIKDMNVAILGYGSQGHAHALNLRDSGAKNVVVALREGSASIAKAEGEGLKTMGIAEAAAWADLIMFTMPDELQAETYKKYVHDNIREGAAIAFAHGLNVHFGLIEPKEGIDVVMMAPKGPGHTVRGEYVKGGGVPCLVAVDKDASGRALEIGLSYCSAIGGGRSGIIETNFREECETDLFGEQAVLCGGLVELIRMGFETLVEAGYAPEMAYFECLHEVKLIVDLIYEGGIANMNYSISNTAEYGEYVSGPRVLPYDETKARMKAILTDIQTGKFVRDFMQENAVGQPFFKGTRRINDEHQIEATGETLRGMMPWISAGKMVDKSKN, translated from the coding sequence ATGCGCGTATATTACGACCGCGATTGCGACATCAACCTGATCAAGGACATGAACGTGGCCATCCTTGGCTACGGCTCCCAAGGCCACGCCCACGCGCTGAACCTGCGCGACAGTGGCGCCAAGAACGTCGTCGTCGCCCTGCGCGAAGGTTCGGCATCGATTGCCAAGGCCGAAGGCGAAGGCCTGAAAACCATGGGCATCGCCGAAGCCGCCGCATGGGCCGATCTGATCATGTTCACAATGCCCGACGAGTTGCAGGCCGAAACCTACAAGAAGTACGTCCATGACAACATCCGCGAGGGTGCAGCGATTGCGTTTGCCCACGGTCTGAACGTGCATTTCGGCCTGATCGAGCCCAAGGAAGGCATCGACGTGGTCATGATGGCGCCCAAGGGCCCCGGCCACACCGTGCGCGGCGAATATGTCAAAGGCGGCGGCGTGCCCTGCCTTGTGGCCGTGGACAAAGACGCATCCGGCCGCGCCCTGGAAATCGGCCTGAGCTACTGCTCCGCCATCGGCGGTGGCCGCTCGGGCATCATCGAGACGAATTTCCGCGAAGAATGCGAGACAGACCTCTTCGGTGAACAGGCCGTGCTCTGCGGCGGCCTCGTGGAACTGATCCGCATGGGCTTCGAAACATTGGTCGAGGCGGGCTATGCCCCCGAGATGGCCTATTTCGAGTGCTTGCACGAAGTGAAGCTGATCGTGGACCTGATCTACGAAGGCGGCATCGCCAACATGAACTACTCGATCTCGAACACCGCCGAATATGGTGAGTATGTCTCCGGCCCCCGCGTGTTGCCCTATGACGAGACCAAGGCGCGGATGAAAGCGATCCTGACCGACATCCAAACGGGTAAATTCGTGCGTGACTTCATGCAGGAAAACGCGGTCGGCCAACCCTTCTTCAAAGGCACCCGTCGGATCAACGACGAACACCAGATCGAAGCCACGGGCGAAACCCTGCGCGGCATGATGCCCTGGATTTCAGCCGGTAAAATGGTTGACAAATCAAAGAACTAA
- a CDS encoding GntR family transcriptional regulator: MPAPRPNNTDAYSMILEAIDIGTYRPGDRLVESELAERFGVSRTPVREALQRLETQSLLSRDGRSLIVASLDHNQMSELYVVRRELEGLAASLAAQHATAEEVRILREMVEADNALVNDPPALARANRRFHTQIHLASHNRYLVQQLDLVHRTMALMATTSLAADGRTRIAQEEHDRIVRAIEAKNEGEAGQALRDHISVAFMTRLKQDAETRRDEA, from the coding sequence ATGCCTGCCCCACGCCCCAACAACACCGACGCCTATTCCATGATCCTCGAGGCGATTGACATCGGAACCTATCGCCCCGGTGACCGGCTGGTGGAGAGTGAATTGGCCGAACGGTTCGGCGTGTCCCGCACGCCCGTGCGCGAGGCGTTGCAGCGACTTGAAACCCAATCGCTCTTGTCGCGCGACGGGCGCAGCCTGATCGTGGCGTCGCTGGATCACAACCAGATGTCCGAGCTTTACGTCGTGCGGCGTGAGCTTGAAGGGTTGGCCGCATCGCTTGCTGCGCAGCATGCGACGGCAGAGGAGGTGCGCATCCTGCGCGAGATGGTCGAGGCCGACAATGCGCTGGTCAACGACCCGCCTGCTCTGGCCCGCGCCAATCGGCGGTTTCACACGCAGATCCATCTTGCCTCGCACAACCGTTATCTGGTGCAGCAACTGGATCTTGTGCACCGCACCATGGCCCTGATGGCTACGACGTCGCTGGCTGCGGACGGACGGACCCGTATTGCGCAGGAAGAGCATGACCGCATCGTCCGTGCGATCGAGGCCAAGAACGAAGGTGAGGCGGGGCAGGCACTGCGCGACCACATCTCGGTCGCATTCATGACGCGTCTGAAACAGGACGCTGAAACACGGCGCGACGAAGCCTAG